A genomic window from Flavobacterium johnsoniae includes:
- the nuoF gene encoding NADH-quinone oxidoreductase subunit NuoF, giving the protein MSQKILLDKINIPGIKTYEVYRQNGGYASVEKALKTLTPDEVTEEVKKSGLRGRGGAGFPAGMKWSFIDKKSGRPRHLVCNADESEPGTFKDRFLMEYIPHLLIEGMITSSYALGANLSYIYIRGEYMWVFKILERAIAEAKAAGWLGKNILGSGYDLELHVHCGAGAYICGEETALIESLEGKRGNPRIKPPFPAVSGLWANPTVVNNVETIATVPWIVNNSGDDYAKIGIGRSTGTKLISASGHIKNPGVYEIELGLSVDEFMNSDEYLGGMSSSRPLKAFVPGGSSVPILPAELIFKTANGEDRLMTYESLSDGGFATGSMLGSGGFIVYNDTACVVRNTWNFARFYHHESCGQCTPCREGTGWLEKILWRIENGQGREEDIELLWSIQSKIEGNTICPLGDAASWPVAAAIRHFRDEFEYHVRFPEKIKNRDHFVAEPFSQVKHLVGGKVIV; this is encoded by the coding sequence ATGTCACAAAAAATATTATTAGATAAAATCAATATTCCTGGAATTAAAACCTACGAAGTTTATCGCCAAAATGGAGGTTACGCTTCTGTAGAAAAAGCTTTAAAAACACTTACTCCAGATGAAGTTACTGAAGAAGTAAAAAAATCAGGATTACGTGGTCGAGGTGGAGCTGGTTTCCCTGCTGGAATGAAATGGAGCTTTATTGACAAAAAATCAGGAAGACCAAGACACTTAGTGTGTAACGCCGATGAATCTGAGCCTGGAACATTCAAAGATAGATTCTTGATGGAATATATTCCTCACTTATTGATCGAGGGAATGATTACTTCTAGCTACGCTTTGGGCGCTAACCTATCGTATATCTACATCCGTGGAGAATATATGTGGGTTTTCAAAATTTTAGAAAGAGCAATCGCCGAGGCTAAAGCTGCGGGCTGGTTAGGAAAAAATATATTAGGATCAGGTTATGATCTTGAACTTCACGTACACTGTGGAGCCGGAGCATATATCTGTGGAGAAGAAACTGCATTGATCGAGTCTTTGGAAGGTAAAAGAGGAAATCCTCGTATTAAACCACCTTTCCCAGCAGTTTCTGGTCTTTGGGCAAATCCAACTGTGGTAAACAATGTTGAAACAATTGCAACTGTGCCTTGGATTGTAAACAATTCTGGTGATGATTATGCAAAAATTGGTATTGGTCGTTCTACTGGAACAAAATTAATTTCTGCTTCTGGGCACATCAAAAATCCTGGAGTTTACGAAATTGAATTAGGTTTAAGTGTAGACGAATTCATGAATTCTGATGAATATTTGGGAGGAATGTCTTCAAGCAGACCTTTGAAAGCATTTGTGCCTGGAGGTTCTTCTGTGCCAATTTTACCAGCTGAATTAATTTTCAAAACAGCAAATGGCGAAGATCGTTTAATGACTTATGAATCTTTAAGTGATGGTGGTTTTGCTACTGGATCCATGTTAGGTTCTGGAGGATTTATTGTTTATAACGATACAGCTTGTGTAGTAAGAAACACTTGGAACTTTGCCCGTTTTTACCACCACGAATCTTGCGGACAATGCACACCTTGCCGTGAAGGAACAGGATGGTTAGAAAAAATCTTATGGAGAATCGAAAACGGTCAAGGCCGTGAAGAAGATATCGAATTATTGTGGAGCATTCAAAGTAAAATTGAAGGAAACACAATTTGTCCACTTGGTGACGCGGCTTCTTGGCCAGTAGCAGCAGCGATTCGCCACTTTAGAGACGAGTTCGAATATCACGTTCGTTTCCCAGAAAAAATCAAAAATAGAGATCACTTTGTTGCTGAACCTTTTTCACAAGTAAAGCATTTAGTAGGCGGTAAAGTAATCGTATAA
- a CDS encoding 2Fe-2S iron-sulfur cluster-binding protein, producing MKVTIDGQSIDVEPGTTILQAARMIGGDLVPPAMCYYSKLKGSGGKCRCCLVEVSKGSEADPRPMPKLMASCVTGCMDGMEVNSKSSARVTEARKSVTEFLLINHPLDCPICDQAGECDLQNLSFEHGNPKSRYIEEKRTFEPENIGPNIQLHMNRCILCQRCVQVADQLTDNRVHGVLDRGDHANISTGISKAIDNEFSGNMIDVCPVGALTDKTFRFKSRVWFNKPYNAHRKCTTPGCCGKTTVWMFGGEIQRVTGRKDEYHEVEEFICNSCRFDHKDVNDWVIEGPREFEKDSVINQNNYTQKLEKVEIDTEKNILLGRDIDRKKISMASIPLNTNDKK from the coding sequence ATGAAAGTAACCATAGACGGTCAAAGTATAGACGTAGAGCCAGGAACAACGATCCTGCAGGCTGCACGTATGATTGGTGGAGATTTGGTACCGCCAGCCATGTGCTATTACTCAAAATTAAAAGGCAGTGGCGGAAAATGCCGTTGTTGTTTAGTTGAAGTTTCTAAAGGTAGTGAAGCTGATCCAAGACCAATGCCAAAACTTATGGCATCTTGTGTAACAGGATGTATGGACGGAATGGAAGTAAACAGTAAATCTTCTGCCAGAGTTACCGAAGCACGTAAATCTGTAACAGAATTTTTATTAATCAACCACCCATTAGATTGTCCAATTTGTGATCAGGCGGGAGAATGTGATCTTCAAAATTTAAGTTTTGAACACGGAAATCCTAAATCACGTTATATTGAAGAAAAAAGAACGTTTGAACCAGAAAATATTGGTCCAAATATTCAACTGCATATGAACCGTTGTATCTTATGCCAAAGATGTGTACAAGTTGCAGATCAATTGACAGACAACAGAGTTCACGGAGTATTAGATCGTGGAGATCACGCTAATATTTCTACTGGAATTTCTAAAGCAATCGACAATGAGTTCTCTGGAAACATGATTGATGTTTGTCCGGTTGGAGCTTTAACAGATAAAACTTTTCGTTTTAAATCAAGAGTTTGGTTTAATAAACCTTACAATGCACACAGAAAATGTACTACTCCAGGATGCTGCGGTAAAACTACGGTTTGGATGTTTGGTGGAGAAATTCAGCGTGTAACTGGTCGTAAAGACGAGTACCATGAAGTAGAAGAATTCATCTGCAACAGCTGTCGTTTTGACCATAAAGATGTTAATGACTGGGTTATTGAAGGACCAAGAGAATTTGAAAAAGATTCTGTTATCAATCAAAATAACTATACTCAGAAATTAGAGAAAGTTGAAATCGATACCGAAAAGAATATTCTTTTAGGTAGAGATATCGACCGTAAAAAAATTAGTATGGCATCAATTCCATTAAATACAAACGATAAAAAATAA
- a CDS encoding complex I 24 kDa subunit family protein yields the protein MERKHYKQEINMTEALMNRINELISHYPEGKQKSALLPVLHEVQDAHNNWLSIELQDKVAEILQIKPIEVYEVVTFYTMFNQKPIGKYMFEFCQTSCCCLNGAENLMDYTSEKLGIKMGETTPDGMFTIAGVECLGACGYAPMMQLGDFYKEKLTEEKIDQLIADCKDDKIILHDK from the coding sequence ATGGAAAGAAAACATTACAAACAAGAAATAAACATGACCGAGGCATTGATGAACCGCATCAATGAATTGATCAGTCATTATCCTGAGGGCAAACAAAAATCGGCTTTATTGCCTGTTTTGCACGAAGTTCAGGATGCACATAACAACTGGCTTAGTATTGAATTGCAAGATAAAGTTGCCGAGATTCTTCAGATCAAACCAATTGAGGTTTATGAAGTGGTTACTTTCTATACAATGTTCAACCAAAAGCCAATTGGTAAGTATATGTTTGAATTTTGCCAGACTTCTTGTTGTTGTTTAAACGGTGCCGAAAATTTAATGGATTATACTTCTGAAAAATTAGGCATTAAAATGGGAGAAACAACTCCAGACGGAATGTTTACCATTGCTGGTGTAGAATGTTTAGGTGCTTGCGGATATGCTCCAATGATGCAGTTAGGTGATTTCTACAAAGAAAAACTGACAGAAGAAAAAATCGATCAGTTAATCGCTGATTGTAAAGACGATAAAATAATATTACACGATAAATAA